The genomic stretch TGGGGTTGCACTCGGCGGGGATGCTGACCTTGCAGGGAGTGAGCGCGACGCTGGCGGGCTCCGTGGCTCAACTGACCTCTCCCGCGACGGCGATGACCGTACTGGCGGTGGCGTCACTGACGGTGACGGCGGGACTGGCGAGAGGACTGCGCGTACCGGTGTCCGTGTCGAAGGCAGTCGAACAACGCCCAGCGTCTTGACGTGTTCCTGGCGACCCGGATACATGTGTGGGAGCGCTCCCATATCTCCTCTCTCGTGCCCCTCCCATGTTCCTTCTGATGCTTTCCGGTGCTCACTTCCTCAGGAGTCGCAGTGAGAACACACAAAAGCGCGCCGACGGCGAGACTCTTAACCGCCCTGGCCACCCTTCTCGGCCTGCTGATCCTCGGGGCGACCCCCGCCCAGGCCGCGCCCGCCCCCGTCACCCTCCGGGCCACCGGCCTGCACATCGGCGACGGCCGCCTGCTCGAGTCCAACGGCAACGACTTCGTGATGCGCGGCGTGAACCACGCGCACACCTGGTACCCCGGCGAGCCCCAGTCCCTCGCCGACATCAAGGCGCTCGGCGCGAACAGCGTCCGGGTGGTCCTGTCCAACGGCCACCGCTGGACCGAGAGCACCCCCGAGGACGTGGCCGCGGTCATCGCGAACTGCAAGGCCAACCGCCTGATCTGCGTACTGGAGGTGCACGACACCACCGGCTACGGCGAGGAGGCGGCGGCCGCCACGCTCGACTCGGCGGCCGACTACTGGATCGGTCTGAAGGACGTCCTGGCCGGCCAGGAGAACTACGTCATCGTCAACATCGGCAACGAGCCCTGGGGCAACACCGACCCCGCGGGCTGGACGGCCCCGACGATCGCCGCAGTGCAGAAACTGCGGTCGGCGGGCCTGGAGCACACGATCATGGTGGACGCCCCGAACTGGGGCCAGGACTGGCAGAACGTCATGCGCACCAACGCCCAGTCGGTGTACGCGGCGGACCCGACCGGCAACCTGATCTTCTCCGTCCACATGTACAGCGTGTACGACACGGCGGCGGAGATCACCGACTACCTGAACGCCTTCGTGGCGGCGAGGCTCCCCATCCTGATCGGCGAGTTCGGGGGCCCCGCGGACCAGTGGGGCGACCCGGACGAGGACACGATGATGGCCGCGGCCCAGAACCTCGACCTCGGCTATCTGGCCTGGTCCTGGAGCGGCAACACGGACCCGATCCTCGACCTCTCGCTCGGCTTCGACCCCAGCCGGCTCAGCGGCTGGGGCCAGCGCGTCTTCCACGGCGCGAACGGCATAGCCCAGACGTCGAAGGAGGCGACGATCTTCGCCGGCTCCGGTTCCGACACCCAGCCCCCGACGGCACCCGGAACCCCGACCGCCCCCGCGAAGACGGCGACGTCGGTGACGCTGACCTGGCCGGCCGCCACGGACGACGTGGGCGTAACCGCGTACGACGTCGTACGCGTCACCGGCAGCTCGGAGACCCCTGCGGCCTCCTCCACCACCGGCACGGCGACGATCACCAGCCTCACCGCGAACACGTCGTACACCTTCGCGGTCTACGCCCGTGACGCGGCGGGCAACCGCTCACCACGCTCCACCACGGTGACGGTCACCACCGATGACACCCCCGCCGGCAACTGCTCCGTCGGCTACCGCGTGACCGGCGAATGGCCAGGCGGCTTCCAGGGCGAACTCACGATCCGCAACACCGGCACGACGCCCGTGAACGGCTGGACCCTGGCCTTCGCCTTCCCCGACGGCCAGACCGTCACGAACATGTGGGGCGGCACCCCGACCCAGAACGGCAGCGCGGTATCGGTCGCCTCGGTCTCCTGGACGAGCACGATCCCGGCGTCCGGTTCGGTCACGGTCGGCTTCACCGGCACGAAGGGCACGGCGAACGGCTCCCCGACGACCTTCACCCTGAACGGCACGACCTGCACGACGACAGCCTGACCGCAGGCCGGAGGCCCCCGGGGCCTCCGGCCCGCTACTTACTGAGGGCCTCGACGAGGAGCACGAACACACCGACCCCGAGCAGCCAGGCGACCACGAGCCCCACCACGACCACCGAGCAGCACCCGGCGACCCCCGTGGCGACCCACCCCCGCCGCACCACCTGCCGGTACTCGGCGTCGTCGTCCCACCCCTGCCCGCTCATCCCGCGCCCCCGCCCTTCATCGCGCACCGTTGTCAGTGCCTGAGGTTAAGGTCCCCAGTGCGCGGCCGGCTTCCGGGGGTTCCAGCTCTGTAGGGAGTGGTTGCATCCCCGGTCTGTACGGGGGCGGCCCGGAGAAGTCGTCCGGGACCCAACCGACGACCGGGCTTCGCCGATGGCCAGGCAGAGACCTGCCAGCGCCGGCCGCGCACACCATCGTGGTGCGTCCCCGGCTAGACTATGACGGTTGTCATAGTCGATCGGTGGTTGGTCGGCCGGGGAAGCGCACAGGTGGGTGGTGTCGGTGTCCAAGGAAAGCGCGCCGTCGCGGGAGCGGATCGTGGCCGGTGCCGCGGACATGATCAGCCGCCGCGGTCTGAGCGCCACGAGCATCCGGGAGATGGCCAAGCACGCGAAGGCGCCGCTGGGTTCGACGTACCACTACTTCCCCGAGGGCAAGCAGCAGCTGGCCACGGAGGCGGTCCGCTACACGGGCGAGTGGGTGGCCCGGCGCCTGCGCAAGGAGCTGGAGGCGGGCCCGGTAGAGGGACTGGTCGCTTTTCTTTCCCTGTGGCGCACGATCGTCGTGGAGAGCGACTTCCATGCGGGCTGCCCCGTCCTGGCCGTAGCCATCGAGGAACCCCCCACCGAAGAGATCCCACCCGCCCTGACGGCAGCGGCGGAGGTCTTCGCCGAGTGGGAGTCCTTGCTGGCAGCGTCCCTCCGGGCCCACGGCACCGAGCCCGACCGAGCGAGACAACTGGCGACGCTGGTCGTGGCGGCGGTGGAGGGCACGGTGGCCATGTGCCGAGCGCAGCGGAGCGTGCGCCCGCTGGACGATACGGCGGAGCAGTTGCGGTCGCTGATCGCCGGGGCGATCGACCACTGACCGACACGGTCACGCCGTCCCCGCCAGCGGTGTGAGGGCGGCGCAACTGAAGTCCCCACGGGGTCTAACAGCACGGAAACCGCCCGCAGTTGGCGTCGGGCTAGCGTCGTTGCCATGAGGGTGTGGATGCCATTACGGCCGCTGCCCGGCAGGCTCGGCGCAATCGGCAAGGGTGGTTCGGGGCGCCGCCCCGTACCGGGCTGGGGCAGCATCAAAGGCCGGGTGGCGGTGGTCATCACGGTCCCGATCTGCCTGCTGCTGGCGGTGGCGGGCCTGGCCGTACACGGCCGTGCCGAGGCCCTGGGCGACGCGCGAGCGACCCGCGCCGAGGTCGGCCTGAGCCTGCGGGTCCAGGCGCTGGTGCACCAGCTGCAACGCGAACGCGGCCTGACGAACGGCCTGTTGGGCGGCGAGGACCGATTCCGCACACCACTGGCCACCACGCGCGAACGCGTAGACACCGCACTGCGAGCAATGCGCCCCGAGCAGGCCGTCGAGGGGGTCGTCCAACGGCACCTGTCGCGCCTCGCGGCCGTCCGAGCCGCTGCCGACGAGGAAGCCGCGGGCACAGGCAAGGCCTCCCGGACCGCCACACTCACCTTCTACACGACAGCGGTCGACGCCCTGAACGCCGTAGACCCGGTGGCGGGGACTGCGACGCGCGCCGACCGTCAACTGAGCGACGGCCTGATGGCGTTGCGGGAGCTGGCCGTGGCCAAGGAATCGGTGGCCCTCGAACGAGGCCTGCTCAACGGTGTGTTCGCCGAAGGCGCCTTCCAGGGCGGCGAGTACATCGCCTTCACCGAGGAGCGCGCCACCCGAGAAGCCGCCCTCACCCGCTTCCGCCAGGTCGCCACGGCACCCCAACGGGCCTCTCTGAAGAAGACCTTCGGCACCGAAAACGCCCAACGCGCCACGGCCTACGAGAACCAAGCGCACGACGCAGCCGACGGCTCCGCGCTCCGGGCCGACGCCGGCGCATGGTGGGACGCGATGACGGCACTCGTGGACGATCTGTACGCGGTCCAGCAATCGGTCGGCGACGACGTGCGGAACCGGGCGGACCGCCTGAGTCACGACGCGGAGCTGGCCCTCGCCGCCTATCTCATCGCGGGAACGCTGATAGCCGCCCTGGTCGCGGGCCTGGCCGCGTTCGCCTCCCGCTCCCTCACCCGCCCGCTGGGCGCACTGGCCGAGGCGGCTCACGAAGTGGCGAGGCACCG from Streptomyces davaonensis JCM 4913 encodes the following:
- a CDS encoding TetR/AcrR family transcriptional regulator encodes the protein MSKESAPSRERIVAGAADMISRRGLSATSIREMAKHAKAPLGSTYHYFPEGKQQLATEAVRYTGEWVARRLRKELEAGPVEGLVAFLSLWRTIVVESDFHAGCPVLAVAIEEPPTEEIPPALTAAAEVFAEWESLLAASLRAHGTEPDRARQLATLVVAAVEGTVAMCRAQRSVRPLDDTAEQLRSLIAGAIDH
- a CDS encoding cellulase family glycosylhydrolase, coding for MRTHKSAPTARLLTALATLLGLLILGATPAQAAPAPVTLRATGLHIGDGRLLESNGNDFVMRGVNHAHTWYPGEPQSLADIKALGANSVRVVLSNGHRWTESTPEDVAAVIANCKANRLICVLEVHDTTGYGEEAAAATLDSAADYWIGLKDVLAGQENYVIVNIGNEPWGNTDPAGWTAPTIAAVQKLRSAGLEHTIMVDAPNWGQDWQNVMRTNAQSVYAADPTGNLIFSVHMYSVYDTAAEITDYLNAFVAARLPILIGEFGGPADQWGDPDEDTMMAAAQNLDLGYLAWSWSGNTDPILDLSLGFDPSRLSGWGQRVFHGANGIAQTSKEATIFAGSGSDTQPPTAPGTPTAPAKTATSVTLTWPAATDDVGVTAYDVVRVTGSSETPAASSTTGTATITSLTANTSYTFAVYARDAAGNRSPRSTTVTVTTDDTPAGNCSVGYRVTGEWPGGFQGELTIRNTGTTPVNGWTLAFAFPDGQTVTNMWGGTPTQNGSAVSVASVSWTSTIPASGSVTVGFTGTKGTANGSPTTFTLNGTTCTTTA
- a CDS encoding nitrate- and nitrite sensing domain-containing protein; translated protein: MPLRPLPGRLGAIGKGGSGRRPVPGWGSIKGRVAVVITVPICLLLAVAGLAVHGRAEALGDARATRAEVGLSLRVQALVHQLQRERGLTNGLLGGEDRFRTPLATTRERVDTALRAMRPEQAVEGVVQRHLSRLAAVRAAADEEAAGTGKASRTATLTFYTTAVDALNAVDPVAGTATRADRQLSDGLMALRELAVAKESVALERGLLNGVFAEGAFQGGEYIAFTEERATREAALTRFRQVATAPQRASLKKTFGTENAQRATAYENQAHDAADGSALRADAGAWWDAMTALVDDLYAVQQSVGDDVRNRADRLSHDAELALAAYLIAGTLIAALVAGLAAFASRSLTRPLGALAEAAHEVARHRLPAAVARIQQSPETDVPDAPELRMPGGAAEIAEVAESLRQVEQTALRLAAQQAGLRRNTTESLANLGRRNQNLVRRQLALITRLERQELDPDALAELFELDHLATRMRRNAESLLVLTAQNPPRPTAAPAEGLEVVQSAVAEVEQYQRVVIAPVEPVRVRGHAVADVAHLLAELIENGLNFSPPTEPVEVHGWHDPEDGTYCFAVVDHGIGMSAPDKERATARFSGPDDSALLTTPTRFLGHLVVGRLTHRLGEGAQVELFDSTGGGLSALVVLPSRLLAPAHEAAAPATPRPATSLLNGFRAGVARAEARSTQGVSS